A stretch of the Lactuca sativa cultivar Salinas chromosome 9, Lsat_Salinas_v11, whole genome shotgun sequence genome encodes the following:
- the LOC111921675 gene encoding protein ANTAGONIST OF LIKE HETEROCHROMATIN PROTEIN 1 isoform X1, translated as MAPKKEKHEFAAKKIKMKKDSKMKLKKKKVPSSSSTVAAVGGSENRGVDSDWWNCFWEKNSPISGSMVPQDEEEGFKYFFRLSKKTFEYICSLVREDLISRPPSGLINIEGRLLSVEKQVAIALRRLASGESQVSVGASFNVGQSTVSQVTWRFIEAMEERARHHLKWPDNEKLQKIKSEFERSFKLPNCCGAIDATHIVMTLPAVQTSDDWCDQVKNYSMLVQGIVDDKSRFLDIVTGWPGGMTIPKLLKFSGFYKLCEAGERLNGNLKSEFREFIVGGANYPLLPWLITPYNESESESDEMSGFNTVHEGARSVAVRAFSQLKGSWRILNKVMWRPDKKKLPSIIVVCCLLHNIIIDCGDFIEPDVSLSCHHDSGYVEQWCKQVDPLGRKLRENLVTHLENNN; from the exons ATGGCCCCAAAGAAGGAGAAGCATGAATTTGCTGCGAAGAAGATCAAAATGAAAAAGGATTCGAAGATGAAGCTGAAGAAGAAAAAAGTACCTTCCAGTTCAAGCACAGTTGCGGCAGTTGGTGGTAGCGAGAACAGAGGCGTCGATTCAGATTGGTGGAATTGTTTCTGGGAAAAAAATTCCCCCATTTCGG GTTCAATGGTTCCCcaagatgaagaagaaggattCAAGTACTTTTTCCGACTATCAAAAAAGACATTCGAGTACATATGTTCACTTGTACGAGAAGATCTCATTTCACGACCTCCTTCAGGACTCATCAACATCGAAGGAAGACTTCTTAGCGTCGAAAAACAAGTTGCGATCGCTTTAAGAAGATTAGCATCTGGTGAATCTCAAGTTTCAGTAGGAGCATCGTTCAATGTTGGACAATCAACAGTTTCTCAGGTCACATGGAGATTCATAGAAGCCATGGAAGAACGTGCCAGACACCATCTCAAATGGCCAGACAATGAAAAATTACAGAAAATCAAATCAGAATTCGAGAGATCTTTCAAATTACCCAATTGTTGTGGAGCCATTGATGCAACTCACATAGTTATGACCCTTCCAGCTGTTCAAACTTCAGATGATTGGTGTGATCAGGTTAAAAACTACAGTATGTTAGTCCAAGGTATCGTTGATGACAAATCAAGATTTCTTGATATTGTTACAGGTTGGCCAGGTGGCATGACAATCCCAAAACTGTTAAAATTTTCTGGATTTTATAAACTTTGTGAAGCGGGTGAGCGTTTAAATGGGAATTTAAAATCAGAGTTTAGAGAATTCATAGTGGGTGGAGCTAATTATCCTCTTCTTCCATGGCTGATAACACCTTATAATGAAAGTGAAAGTGAAAGTGATGAGATGTCTGGTTTTAATACCGTGCATGAAGGTGCAAGATCGGTTGCTGTGAGGGCGTTTTCGCAATTAAAGGGAAGTTGGAGGATACTTAATAAGGTAATGTGGAGACCTGATAAGAAGAAGCTTCCAAGCATCATTGTGGTATGTTGTTTGCTTCATAATATAATTATAGATTGTGGTGATTTTATAGAACCAGATGTTTCTTTGTCATGTCATCATGATTCAGGGTATGTTGAACAGTGGTGTAAGCAGGTTGATCCTCTTGGGAGAAAACTGAGGGAAAACTTGGTTACCCATTTAGAGAATAACAATTAA
- the LOC111921675 gene encoding protein ANTAGONIST OF LIKE HETEROCHROMATIN PROTEIN 1 isoform X2, which produces MVPQDEEEGFKYFFRLSKKTFEYICSLVREDLISRPPSGLINIEGRLLSVEKQVAIALRRLASGESQVSVGASFNVGQSTVSQVTWRFIEAMEERARHHLKWPDNEKLQKIKSEFERSFKLPNCCGAIDATHIVMTLPAVQTSDDWCDQVKNYSMLVQGIVDDKSRFLDIVTGWPGGMTIPKLLKFSGFYKLCEAGERLNGNLKSEFREFIVGGANYPLLPWLITPYNESESESDEMSGFNTVHEGARSVAVRAFSQLKGSWRILNKVMWRPDKKKLPSIIVVCCLLHNIIIDCGDFIEPDVSLSCHHDSGYVEQWCKQVDPLGRKLRENLVTHLENNN; this is translated from the coding sequence ATGGTTCCCcaagatgaagaagaaggattCAAGTACTTTTTCCGACTATCAAAAAAGACATTCGAGTACATATGTTCACTTGTACGAGAAGATCTCATTTCACGACCTCCTTCAGGACTCATCAACATCGAAGGAAGACTTCTTAGCGTCGAAAAACAAGTTGCGATCGCTTTAAGAAGATTAGCATCTGGTGAATCTCAAGTTTCAGTAGGAGCATCGTTCAATGTTGGACAATCAACAGTTTCTCAGGTCACATGGAGATTCATAGAAGCCATGGAAGAACGTGCCAGACACCATCTCAAATGGCCAGACAATGAAAAATTACAGAAAATCAAATCAGAATTCGAGAGATCTTTCAAATTACCCAATTGTTGTGGAGCCATTGATGCAACTCACATAGTTATGACCCTTCCAGCTGTTCAAACTTCAGATGATTGGTGTGATCAGGTTAAAAACTACAGTATGTTAGTCCAAGGTATCGTTGATGACAAATCAAGATTTCTTGATATTGTTACAGGTTGGCCAGGTGGCATGACAATCCCAAAACTGTTAAAATTTTCTGGATTTTATAAACTTTGTGAAGCGGGTGAGCGTTTAAATGGGAATTTAAAATCAGAGTTTAGAGAATTCATAGTGGGTGGAGCTAATTATCCTCTTCTTCCATGGCTGATAACACCTTATAATGAAAGTGAAAGTGAAAGTGATGAGATGTCTGGTTTTAATACCGTGCATGAAGGTGCAAGATCGGTTGCTGTGAGGGCGTTTTCGCAATTAAAGGGAAGTTGGAGGATACTTAATAAGGTAATGTGGAGACCTGATAAGAAGAAGCTTCCAAGCATCATTGTGGTATGTTGTTTGCTTCATAATATAATTATAGATTGTGGTGATTTTATAGAACCAGATGTTTCTTTGTCATGTCATCATGATTCAGGGTATGTTGAACAGTGGTGTAAGCAGGTTGATCCTCTTGGGAGAAAACTGAGGGAAAACTTGGTTACCCATTTAGAGAATAACAATTAA